The following are encoded together in the Pleurocapsa sp. FMAR1 genome:
- a CDS encoding TerC family protein — translation MLSNIVNYFTNAGAETYLILLVLILLEAVLSADNAIALAAIAKSIKDPQRQRQALDIGLIGAYILRIALILAATWVIKYWQFELLGAMYLLWLVINYFFFSDEDNADENRSLSLKSLWQVIPTIAITDLAFSLDSVTSAIAITEDTWLIIAGGTIGIIVLRFLTSLFIKWLQEYTYLEDAGFITVGFVGLRLLLKVWLPDYFIPEWLTVAVVAIFFTWGFSKREAVESESQE, via the coding sequence ATGTTGTCAAACATAGTTAACTACTTTACCAATGCTGGGGCTGAAACCTATCTAATACTGCTGGTTTTGATTTTGTTAGAGGCTGTTTTGTCTGCTGATAATGCGATCGCCCTAGCTGCGATCGCCAAAAGCATCAAAGATCCTCAAAGACAGCGTCAGGCTCTCGATATTGGGTTAATCGGCGCATATATACTGAGAATTGCCCTGATTTTGGCTGCTACTTGGGTAATTAAATACTGGCAGTTTGAGCTATTAGGGGCGATGTATCTCCTGTGGCTAGTTATTAATTACTTTTTCTTTAGTGATGAAGATAATGCGGACGAAAATCGCAGCTTAAGTTTGAAATCTCTTTGGCAAGTAATTCCGACTATTGCCATTACTGATCTGGCTTTCTCTCTAGATAGCGTCACTTCGGCGATCGCCATCACCGAAGATACTTGGCTGATTATTGCTGGTGGAACGATCGGCATCATTGTTTTACGCTTCTTGACAAGTTTGTTTATCAAATGGCTACAGGAATATACTTACTTAGAAGACGCAGGATTTATTACAGTTGGCTTTGTTGGCTTGCGTCTGCTCTTAAAAGTTTGGCTACCAGATTACTTCATTCCAGAATGGTTAACTGTAGCAGTAGTAGCTATATTCTTTACCTGGGGTTTCTCTAAGCGAGAAGCAGTGGAATCTGAGAGCCAAGAGTAA
- a CDS encoding family 10 glycosylhydrolase — protein sequence MGKITKHFRLWSSFQPPLNQKLINKPASIEPIALGKTIPKITSSLIVSFVTILASFQPLGVKPAQAASGPYCHFTPDKVEAKEKLLKASLEGSSTAIKEYQGIVQKHAQMLQLCRSQTWPAEQAIWLRLYPCDVTAGSIDSVLDRIVNLGYNKIHLEVFYDSQVLLPPGDNPTPWIPVVRSPGAENADLLKQTIDKAHQRGIKVYAWLFTMNYGYTYAQLGDRQEALARNGQGSNSLTFVNDRAQAFVDPYSPQAQADYYNLLQAVLKRQPDGVLFDYVRYPQGIGGQAYVDNVRDLWIYGKSSLNALYNRATNKKGLAVIKKYVETGNFTAQDLKNIDQQYPQEKDPSWQGSRNVPDSKATLQSRYLSLSQQLWFLSVAHAAQGVLDFLSFAVKPVQDRGIPAGAVFFPEGNRLIGKNSFDSRLQAWDKFPPDLEWHPMAYALCEEKTDCIAKQVESVLKIAPKTTTVVPSLAGAWGKVYRNHPPLEAQMEALRKATPEVNSISHFGYSWQEPSQDRQRNSCNLL from the coding sequence ATGGGTAAAATTACCAAACATTTTCGATTGTGGAGCAGTTTTCAACCTCCACTAAATCAGAAATTAATTAATAAGCCTGCCTCTATTGAGCCAATTGCTCTAGGTAAAACAATTCCCAAAATCACTTCAAGTTTAATTGTTAGCTTTGTAACTATTTTAGCTAGCTTCCAGCCGTTAGGCGTGAAACCTGCTCAAGCTGCTTCTGGCCCTTATTGTCATTTTACCCCCGACAAAGTTGAGGCAAAAGAAAAGCTGCTAAAAGCCTCTTTAGAAGGAAGTTCAACCGCTATCAAAGAGTATCAAGGAATTGTGCAAAAGCACGCTCAAATGCTACAGCTATGCCGTAGTCAAACTTGGCCAGCAGAACAGGCAATTTGGTTGCGTCTTTATCCCTGTGACGTAACTGCTGGTTCAATAGATTCTGTACTAGACCGTATTGTCAATCTCGGCTACAACAAAATACATTTAGAAGTTTTCTACGATAGTCAAGTTCTTTTACCGCCTGGAGATAATCCTACTCCTTGGATACCAGTAGTGCGATCGCCTGGAGCAGAAAATGCTGATTTACTAAAGCAAACTATTGATAAAGCACATCAACGAGGTATAAAGGTCTACGCTTGGTTATTTACCATGAACTATGGCTATACCTATGCCCAGCTTGGCGATCGCCAGGAAGCATTGGCTCGCAATGGACAGGGTTCAAATAGTCTTACTTTTGTTAACGATCGCGCTCAGGCATTTGTCGATCCTTATTCCCCTCAAGCACAAGCAGATTACTATAATTTGTTGCAGGCAGTCCTCAAACGCCAGCCAGACGGTGTTTTATTTGATTACGTTCGTTACCCTCAAGGTATAGGCGGACAGGCCTATGTTGATAACGTTCGAGATTTATGGATTTATGGTAAATCCTCCCTTAATGCTCTATACAATAGAGCCACCAACAAAAAAGGTTTAGCCGTAATTAAAAAATATGTAGAAACTGGTAATTTTACCGCTCAAGATCTTAAAAATATCGATCAGCAATACCCCCAAGAAAAAGATCCAAGCTGGCAGGGTAGTCGTAATGTGCCTGACTCTAAAGCAACTCTTCAGTCACGCTATCTTAGCCTAAGCCAACAACTTTGGTTCTTATCTGTAGCTCATGCAGCACAAGGTGTGCTTGATTTTCTGTCTTTTGCTGTTAAACCTGTTCAAGATCGAGGCATTCCCGCAGGAGCAGTCTTTTTTCCTGAGGGTAATCGTTTAATAGGCAAAAATAGCTTTGATTCTCGTCTCCAAGCTTGGGATAAATTTCCTCCAGACTTAGAGTGGCATCCTATGGCTTACGCTCTATGTGAAGAAAAGACAGACTGTATTGCTAAACAGGTAGAAAGTGTTTTAAAGATAGCCCCCAAGACAACAACAGTTGTTCCTTCTTTAGCTGGTGCTTGGGGTAAAGTTTATCGCAACCATCCCCCCTTAGAAGCTCAGATGGAAGCATTACGCAAGGCAACTCCAGAAGTTAATTCTATTAGTCATTTTGGCTATTCCTGGCAAGAACCAAGTCAAGATCGCCAACGAAATTCATGTAATTTGCTTTAA